One stretch of Amycolatopsis sp. NBC_00345 DNA includes these proteins:
- a CDS encoding alpha/beta fold hydrolase, whose protein sequence is MTQDSPRPRDVTVVRVLLVLTGFGNVVNGLLEQNPAYPVSTRVFGWLLVAFGVGCWGVTVRLRRPGRRVAALVVAVVLLLVAIRIYQVVRFGTLAPAAGLVLPLLVYWRMRKPLVREWLAQDGPMPPRIRPGGPVRRTVAAFGAVGITVAALVVVTGAGTAVAVWPCSFPQAQTGGLEQDQNNAAESHVAPSGQFTATDGVPLAYYASVPANPVASLVFYHGSGANSAAGYLQLGTELAARYHVATYLVDIRGHGTSGGPRGDAPTPEQVWQDTDTVVEQVRRLQPKLPEFVGGHSAGAGLVLNSMDRVNALVAGYVFLAPDFGLHSGTEAVADASNFATVCQRVLIANAVTNGVLDGHAPALNFAYTTEQAKSANLVSTYTVNMALAQNANDSAAILRGMTKPLGVWIGAQDEVFDAAKVVAYARQAGSGGTFATVPHANHLGILTTGAEQIGPWITAHAR, encoded by the coding sequence ATGACTCAGGACAGTCCGCGCCCCCGTGACGTCACCGTCGTGCGGGTGCTGCTGGTGCTCACCGGGTTCGGCAACGTCGTCAACGGTCTGCTCGAGCAGAACCCGGCGTACCCGGTGTCGACCCGCGTCTTCGGCTGGCTGCTGGTGGCGTTCGGGGTCGGGTGCTGGGGGGTGACCGTCCGGTTGCGCCGGCCGGGGCGGCGAGTGGCCGCGCTGGTGGTGGCCGTGGTGCTGCTGCTGGTGGCGATCCGGATCTACCAGGTCGTCCGGTTCGGCACGCTCGCGCCGGCGGCTGGGCTGGTCCTGCCGCTGCTGGTCTACTGGCGGATGCGCAAACCCTTGGTGCGCGAATGGCTCGCCCAAGACGGCCCGATGCCGCCGCGGATCAGGCCGGGCGGCCCGGTGCGGCGGACCGTCGCCGCGTTCGGGGCCGTCGGGATCACCGTCGCCGCGCTGGTGGTGGTGACCGGCGCGGGTACGGCCGTCGCGGTGTGGCCGTGCTCGTTCCCGCAAGCGCAGACGGGCGGGCTGGAACAGGACCAGAACAACGCCGCCGAGTCGCACGTGGCCCCCAGCGGGCAGTTCACGGCCACGGACGGCGTGCCACTGGCCTACTACGCGAGCGTTCCGGCGAACCCGGTGGCGTCGCTGGTCTTCTACCACGGTTCCGGCGCCAACAGCGCCGCCGGCTACCTGCAGCTCGGAACCGAACTCGCCGCGCGATACCACGTCGCGACGTACCTGGTGGACATCCGCGGCCACGGCACTTCCGGCGGCCCGCGGGGTGACGCGCCGACGCCGGAACAGGTGTGGCAGGACACCGACACCGTCGTCGAGCAGGTGCGTCGCCTGCAGCCGAAGCTGCCCGAGTTCGTCGGCGGGCACTCGGCCGGTGCGGGCCTGGTGCTCAACAGCATGGACCGCGTCAACGCCCTCGTGGCCGGATATGTGTTCCTGGCGCCCGATTTCGGCCTGCACTCCGGCACCGAAGCGGTGGCGGACGCGTCGAACTTCGCCACCGTCTGCCAGCGCGTGCTCATCGCCAACGCCGTCACCAACGGCGTCCTCGACGGGCACGCCCCGGCGTTGAACTTCGCTTACACCACAGAACAAGCGAAGTCGGCGAACCTGGTCTCCACCTACACCGTGAACATGGCCCTCGCGCAGAACGCGAACGACAGCGCCGCGATCCTCCGCGGGATGACCAAGCCGCTGGGCGTGTGGATCGGCGCCCAGGACGAGGTCTTCGACGCCGCCAAGGTCGTCGCCTACGCCCGCCAGGCCGGGAGCGGCGGCACCTTCGCCACCGTCCCGCACGCCAACCACCTCGGCATCCTCACCACGGGGGCCGAGCAGATCGGCCCGTGGATCACTGCCCACGCCCGGTGA
- a CDS encoding aldehyde dehydrogenase, translating to MITYDKLYLGGHWVAPAGPGLLEIRSPHDRRLLGLAAQGTPADIDKAVSAAREAFDHGPWPRMTPEARQEVVARFTKLRGERAQESAALISAENGAPLWFTSWGAPALDRAAEAYLRAAKNFGWEERLDPAGASKTVVRREPIGVVAAIIPWNSPYSAALVKMIPALLAGCTVVLKASPENSLSLLLLGEVFTAAGFPEGVVSIIPADRETSEYLVAHPGVDKISFTGSTAAGRRIASIAGEQLKRVSLELGGKSASIILADADLAQVSEGLKFASFANNSENCQAHTRILAPRSRYDEVVDALKTLVEGFQVGDPADPETFIGPMIRADQQKRVQDYIRIGIAEGARLVTGGPETPEGLEGGFYVKPTLFADVDNSMRIAQEEIFGPVLVVIPYDDEDDAVRIANDSPYGLGGGVWTTDPERGMEIARRMETGGVRINAAPPVFDGPFGGYKDSGIGRENGAVGLTEYVEHKTIAV from the coding sequence ATGATCACCTACGACAAGCTCTACCTCGGCGGCCACTGGGTCGCCCCGGCCGGCCCCGGCCTGCTCGAAATCCGCTCCCCGCACGACCGGCGCCTGCTCGGCCTCGCCGCCCAAGGCACCCCCGCCGACATCGACAAGGCGGTGTCAGCCGCCCGCGAAGCGTTTGACCACGGCCCCTGGCCTCGCATGACACCCGAAGCGCGCCAAGAAGTCGTCGCCCGGTTCACCAAGCTCCGCGGGGAACGCGCCCAAGAGTCGGCGGCGCTCATCAGCGCGGAGAACGGCGCGCCGCTGTGGTTCACCAGCTGGGGCGCCCCCGCCCTGGACCGGGCCGCCGAGGCCTATCTGCGAGCCGCGAAGAACTTCGGCTGGGAAGAGCGCCTCGACCCGGCCGGGGCGTCCAAGACCGTGGTGCGCCGCGAACCGATCGGGGTCGTCGCCGCGATCATCCCCTGGAACTCGCCGTACTCGGCCGCGCTGGTCAAGATGATCCCCGCGCTGCTCGCCGGCTGCACGGTCGTGCTCAAGGCGTCGCCGGAGAACTCGCTGAGCCTCCTGCTCCTGGGCGAGGTCTTCACCGCCGCGGGCTTCCCCGAAGGCGTCGTCAGCATCATCCCGGCGGACCGCGAAACCAGTGAATACCTGGTGGCCCACCCGGGCGTCGACAAGATCTCCTTCACCGGCTCCACCGCCGCCGGACGCCGGATCGCCTCGATCGCCGGGGAACAGCTCAAGCGCGTCAGCCTGGAGCTGGGCGGGAAATCCGCCTCGATCATCCTCGCCGACGCCGACCTCGCTCAGGTCAGCGAGGGCCTGAAGTTCGCGTCGTTCGCGAACAACTCCGAGAACTGCCAGGCCCACACGCGCATCCTCGCGCCCCGCAGTCGTTACGACGAGGTCGTCGACGCGCTGAAGACCCTGGTCGAAGGCTTCCAGGTCGGCGACCCCGCCGACCCCGAGACGTTCATCGGGCCGATGATCCGCGCTGATCAGCAGAAGCGCGTCCAGGACTACATCCGGATCGGCATCGCCGAAGGCGCTCGGCTGGTCACCGGCGGCCCCGAAACCCCGGAAGGCCTCGAAGGCGGCTTCTACGTCAAGCCCACGTTGTTCGCCGACGTCGACAACAGCATGCGCATCGCGCAGGAGGAGATCTTCGGCCCGGTCCTCGTGGTGATCCCGTATGACGACGAGGACGACGCGGTGCGGATCGCGAACGACTCCCCGTACGGGCTCGGTGGCGGTGTCTGGACCACCGATCCCGAACGCGGGATGGAGATCGCGCGCCGGATGGAGACCGGCGGGGTCCGGATCAACGCCGCGCCACCGGTTTTCGACGGCCCCTTCGGCGGCTACAAGGACAGCGGAATCGGCCGGGAAAACGGCGCGGTCGGCCTGACCGAGTATGTCGAGCACAAGACGATTGCCGTTTGA
- a CDS encoding phospholipase D-like domain-containing protein: MSPVQVRGRAIRALSGAVAVLTVAALPACAATAHAGTARTLTAPAAGSGLVTEPDDQWKSVLAFISGAKTTLDMTMYELADTTAEQDLATDAQRGVKVRVILDQNREKTHNQPAFDFLSGHGVQVEWAPPGFKATHQKTITDDDTTSLVLSGNLTSRYYPTGRDFGVTDHDSADVSAIEKVFNADFADTTITPPTGSDLVWSPTNSQTSLLALINGAKTSLAIENEEMADPAVVDALAAAAQRGVDVTITMTDSSSWTKNFDTLAADGAHIGVYAQSAKLYIHAKVIITDTGKPGASAFIGSENFSDASLNGNRELGLTTTDPAILTPLTTTLDSDHTGATPWKS; this comes from the coding sequence ATGTCTCCTGTTCAGGTTCGTGGCCGGGCAATCAGGGCGCTGTCCGGCGCGGTCGCCGTGCTCACCGTCGCCGCCCTGCCGGCCTGCGCCGCCACGGCACACGCCGGAACAGCACGGACGCTCACCGCGCCGGCCGCGGGGTCCGGGCTGGTCACCGAGCCGGACGACCAGTGGAAGTCGGTGCTCGCCTTCATCTCCGGGGCGAAGACGACACTCGACATGACCATGTACGAGCTGGCCGACACCACCGCCGAACAAGACCTGGCCACCGACGCGCAGCGCGGGGTGAAAGTGCGCGTGATCCTGGACCAGAACCGGGAGAAGACCCACAACCAGCCCGCCTTCGACTTCCTCAGCGGCCACGGCGTCCAGGTCGAGTGGGCACCCCCGGGATTCAAGGCCACCCACCAGAAAACCATCACCGACGACGACACGACGTCGCTGGTCCTCTCCGGCAACCTCACCTCCCGCTATTACCCGACCGGCCGGGACTTCGGCGTGACCGACCACGACTCCGCCGACGTGTCCGCGATCGAAAAGGTCTTCAACGCCGACTTCGCCGACACCACCATCACCCCGCCCACCGGGTCCGACCTGGTGTGGTCGCCGACCAACTCCCAGACCTCCCTGCTCGCCCTGATCAACGGCGCCAAGACCAGCCTCGCCATCGAGAACGAGGAAATGGCCGACCCCGCCGTGGTCGATGCCCTGGCCGCCGCCGCCCAACGCGGAGTCGACGTCACCATCACCATGACCGACAGCTCCAGCTGGACCAAGAACTTCGACACCCTCGCCGCCGACGGCGCCCACATCGGCGTCTACGCCCAGTCCGCGAAGCTCTACATCCACGCGAAAGTCATCATCACCGACACCGGAAAACCCGGCGCCAGCGCCTTCATCGGCTCCGAGAACTTCTCCGACGCCTCCCTCAACGGCAACCGTGAACTCGGCCTCACCACCACCGACCCCGCCATCCTCACGCCCCTGACCACCACCCTCGACTCCGACCACACCGGCGCGACACCCTGGAAATCCTGA
- a CDS encoding alginate lyase family protein produces MLPVCLGLAVTPAPAAPAPATAAAPAAFTHPGVLVSRAQLDFVHTKVDSGAQPWKSAYDQMMGSAYASLSRTAKPRSVVECGPYSNPNLGCTDEREDAIAAYTDALAWYLTQDDRYAKKAIELMDAWSATITNHTNSNAPLQTGWAGSSWSRAAELIKSTYTSWPNAGRFGTMLRNVYLSKIIGGSNSNGNWELVMMEAAVGISVFLDDKTSYDSAMARYRNRVAAYVYLSSDGSLPKTVPGSGLNTRDQIVGYWQGQGTFMTGLTQETCRDFVHTGYGIASIADVAETSRIQGQDLYGTDVGERLRQALGFQSKYQLGAAVPSNLCGGKLTLGLGPVTEVGFNALNTRLGIAMANTQTLTEQQRPAGTNNLFVEWQTLTHAANPN; encoded by the coding sequence ATGCTGCCTGTCTGCCTGGGATTGGCCGTCACACCGGCGCCGGCCGCGCCCGCTCCGGCCACCGCCGCCGCACCCGCGGCGTTCACCCATCCCGGCGTGCTGGTGAGCCGCGCACAACTGGATTTCGTCCACACCAAGGTCGATTCCGGCGCCCAGCCGTGGAAGAGCGCGTACGACCAGATGATGGGCAGCGCCTACGCCTCGCTTTCCCGCACGGCGAAACCGCGTTCCGTCGTCGAATGCGGCCCCTATTCGAACCCGAACCTGGGTTGCACCGATGAGCGGGAAGACGCGATCGCCGCGTATACCGACGCTCTCGCTTGGTATCTGACGCAAGACGATCGTTACGCGAAGAAGGCGATCGAGCTGATGGACGCGTGGTCGGCCACGATCACCAATCACACCAACAGCAACGCGCCGCTGCAGACCGGCTGGGCGGGCTCGTCGTGGTCGCGGGCGGCGGAGCTGATCAAGTCGACGTACACGAGCTGGCCGAACGCCGGCCGCTTCGGGACGATGCTGCGCAACGTCTACCTGTCGAAGATCATCGGCGGCAGCAACAGCAACGGAAACTGGGAGCTGGTGATGATGGAGGCGGCCGTCGGCATCTCGGTGTTCCTCGACGACAAGACCAGCTACGACTCGGCGATGGCCCGCTACCGCAACCGCGTGGCGGCGTACGTCTACCTGTCCAGCGACGGCTCCCTGCCGAAGACGGTGCCGGGCAGCGGCCTGAACACGCGCGACCAGATCGTCGGCTACTGGCAGGGCCAGGGCACCTTCATGACCGGCCTGACCCAGGAAACCTGCCGCGACTTCGTCCACACCGGCTACGGCATCGCCTCGATCGCCGACGTCGCGGAGACCTCCCGCATCCAGGGCCAGGACCTGTACGGCACGGACGTCGGCGAGCGGCTCCGCCAGGCCCTGGGCTTCCAGTCGAAGTACCAGCTGGGCGCCGCCGTCCCGAGCAACCTCTGCGGCGGCAAGCTCACCCTGGGCCTCGGCCCGGTCACCGAGGTGGGCTTCAACGCCCTGAACACCCGTCTGGGCATCGCGATGGCCAACACCCAGACCCTGACCGAGCAGCAGCGCCCGGCGGGCACCAACAACCTGTTCGTGGAGTGGCAGACCCTCACCCACGCCGCCAACCCCAACTGA
- a CDS encoding MmgE/PrpD family protein — translation MAGKTLATRLAEWVVALDCEELPPRAVEVAKLLVLDQLGLQVRGASLPAMQPPRRLVEAMKAAPESTLVASTARTTAPYAAYVNGTLAGSLEFDDAHMSAWHTGSYVVPAALAFGELTGASGRGVITAIAAGAQVMSLLGAETRPNMVHDGWHGAKILGTFGAAAVAGKLLGLTAEQLANAFGIAGSDAAGTMEYETSGGEVKRLHAGSAGRNGSQAALLAKDGFTGPLTIFEGERGLFRLFGNTEDVSGIDSLWSRFHLVDTMFRLYPVVGTAVPVLEAVRHLVGEAGLRWREIEEMRVGLPAYAIAHGASVTRPANTVSAQFSTAFSVALMLVRGGNRPEDYANPDLWTDPDLLSIVDRIVPYAEVFEPEEPTLSCRLEVSLKDGRVLSHTQRGFRGHPSSPDTDDHDLETKFLGNVEGLVSSSAAQKIVELAAGLDQLGDVGELMRLTTPAQGPPAEGAV, via the coding sequence ATGGCCGGGAAAACACTGGCGACGCGGCTCGCGGAGTGGGTCGTCGCCCTGGACTGCGAAGAGCTGCCGCCGCGCGCGGTCGAAGTGGCGAAGCTGCTGGTCCTGGATCAGCTGGGGCTGCAGGTGCGCGGCGCGTCGCTGCCCGCGATGCAGCCGCCGCGCCGGCTCGTCGAGGCGATGAAAGCCGCACCGGAGAGCACTCTCGTGGCCTCCACCGCGCGGACGACCGCGCCCTACGCCGCCTACGTCAACGGGACGCTGGCCGGCAGCCTCGAATTCGACGACGCGCACATGTCCGCGTGGCACACCGGCTCGTACGTGGTACCCGCGGCGCTCGCTTTCGGTGAGCTGACGGGCGCGTCCGGCCGCGGGGTGATCACCGCGATCGCCGCCGGTGCGCAGGTGATGTCGTTGCTGGGGGCGGAAACCCGGCCGAACATGGTGCACGACGGCTGGCACGGCGCGAAGATCCTCGGCACGTTCGGCGCGGCCGCCGTCGCGGGCAAACTACTCGGCCTGACCGCCGAGCAGCTCGCGAACGCGTTCGGCATCGCCGGCAGCGACGCCGCCGGCACCATGGAGTACGAAACGAGCGGTGGCGAGGTCAAGCGGCTGCACGCCGGTTCGGCCGGTCGTAACGGATCCCAGGCGGCGTTGCTCGCGAAGGACGGGTTCACCGGGCCGCTCACGATCTTCGAGGGCGAGCGCGGCCTGTTCCGCCTGTTCGGCAACACCGAGGACGTCTCCGGCATCGACTCGCTGTGGAGCCGTTTCCACCTCGTCGACACGATGTTCCGGCTCTATCCCGTGGTCGGGACGGCGGTGCCCGTGCTGGAGGCGGTCCGCCACCTGGTCGGGGAAGCCGGCCTGCGGTGGCGGGAGATCGAGGAGATGCGGGTCGGGCTGCCCGCGTACGCGATCGCCCACGGGGCGTCGGTCACCCGGCCGGCGAACACGGTCTCGGCCCAGTTCAGCACCGCGTTCAGCGTCGCGCTGATGCTGGTCCGCGGCGGGAACCGGCCCGAGGACTACGCGAACCCGGACCTGTGGACCGACCCCGATCTGCTTTCGATCGTCGACCGGATCGTGCCGTACGCGGAGGTCTTCGAGCCCGAGGAGCCCACGTTGAGCTGCCGGCTCGAAGTGTCGCTCAAGGACGGTCGCGTGCTTTCCCATACCCAAAGGGGTTTCCGGGGCCATCCGTCCTCTCCGGACACCGATGATCACGACCTCGAAACCAAGTTCCTCGGCAACGTCGAAGGTCTCGTCAGCTCGTCCGCGGCGCAGAAGATCGTCGAACTCGCCGCCGGCCTGGACCAGCTCGGCGACGTCGGCGAACTGATGCGGCTCACCACGCCCGCTCAGGGCCCACCTGCCGAAGGAGCAGTTTGA
- a CDS encoding enoyl-CoA hydratase/isomerase family protein: MTRLDRDESGLAVLTIDAPPLNLYTTELQDDLLTAISSLEAEPARALLIRAEGKIVSGGVDVSLFDAQGSPAEAKVLFDRLLTVPDRIAALPFPTVFAAHGLCLTWAFEVAVACDLLLAASRARFGLVEKVVGLTPTMGGTQRLAARAGVARAKEFVYTGDTYDATTLERWNVINRVLPDDGFDAAARKFATDLAAGPTRAHAATKRVLAHFEHGGVPEANAHVTSIAAELFDTEDLRAAVKSFLSDGPGKATFTGR; encoded by the coding sequence ATGACCCGCCTGGATCGTGACGAGAGCGGCTTGGCCGTGCTGACCATCGACGCGCCCCCGCTCAACCTCTACACCACCGAGCTGCAGGACGACCTCCTCACGGCGATCTCGTCGCTGGAAGCCGAGCCCGCGCGGGCGCTGCTGATCCGCGCCGAGGGCAAGATCGTCAGCGGCGGCGTCGACGTGTCCCTGTTCGACGCCCAGGGCTCCCCCGCCGAGGCGAAGGTGCTCTTCGACCGGTTGCTCACCGTGCCGGACCGCATCGCCGCGCTGCCGTTCCCGACGGTGTTCGCCGCGCACGGCCTGTGCCTCACCTGGGCGTTCGAGGTGGCCGTGGCGTGCGACCTGCTGCTCGCGGCGTCGCGCGCGAGGTTCGGGCTGGTGGAGAAGGTGGTCGGGCTGACGCCGACGATGGGCGGGACCCAGCGCCTCGCCGCGCGGGCGGGCGTCGCGCGCGCCAAGGAGTTCGTCTACACCGGCGACACCTACGACGCGACCACGCTCGAGCGCTGGAACGTGATCAACCGCGTGCTCCCGGACGACGGCTTCGACGCCGCCGCGCGGAAGTTCGCCACGGACCTGGCGGCGGGCCCGACCCGGGCGCACGCGGCCACCAAGCGCGTGCTCGCGCACTTCGAGCACGGCGGCGTGCCGGAGGCCAACGCCCATGTCACGTCCATCGCCGCCGAGCTGTTCGACACCGAGGACCTGCGCGCCGCGGTGAAGTCGTTCCTCTCCGACGGCCCCGGCAAGGCGACCTTCACCGGCCGCTGA
- a CDS encoding C39 family peptidase, producing the protein MRKKPVSTAIAVATACALVFPAAAQAASAPQALSVSVLAHGTKSGTSVVSGEIKPGTEVHVDASPAGAAQPNGSPRWLNIDYQVQETGYWCAPAATRIALSARMAPPSQGDLAAQLGTTVDGTDWIGQVTGVLNNNLGGGWYETKEMPSDPPTQEQRDRLWNDIVYDIDRNYPLVANIVAPAGNHPPGYPDYTIYHYFTVFGYDPVDRTVTIADPANFGGNQIYWISFDQLASLIPPKGYAA; encoded by the coding sequence ATGCGCAAGAAACCCGTGTCCACCGCCATCGCCGTCGCAACCGCCTGCGCACTGGTCTTCCCTGCAGCCGCCCAGGCCGCGTCCGCCCCGCAGGCCCTGTCCGTGTCCGTGCTCGCCCACGGCACGAAGTCCGGCACCTCCGTCGTCAGCGGGGAGATCAAGCCGGGCACCGAAGTGCACGTCGACGCCTCGCCGGCCGGCGCCGCACAGCCCAACGGCAGCCCGCGCTGGCTGAACATCGACTACCAGGTCCAGGAGACCGGCTACTGGTGCGCCCCGGCGGCCACCCGCATCGCGCTGTCCGCGCGGATGGCCCCGCCCAGCCAGGGCGACCTGGCCGCGCAGCTGGGCACCACCGTCGACGGCACCGACTGGATCGGCCAGGTCACCGGGGTGCTCAACAACAACCTCGGCGGAGGGTGGTACGAGACCAAGGAGATGCCGAGCGACCCGCCCACCCAGGAGCAGCGGGACCGGCTGTGGAACGACATCGTCTACGACATCGACCGCAACTACCCACTGGTGGCCAACATCGTCGCCCCGGCCGGCAACCACCCGCCCGGCTACCCGGACTACACGATCTACCACTACTTCACCGTCTTCGGCTACGACCCCGTGGACCGCACCGTCACCATCGCCGACCCCGCCAACTTCGGCGGCAACCAGATCTACTGGATCTCCTTCGACCAGCTCGCCTCGCTGATCCCGCCCAAGGGCTACGCCGCCTGA
- a CDS encoding class I SAM-dependent methyltransferase has product MTETDAVAERRPAYLSDLAAGTERFFEERRETCAWCESKRLDVRLRTTDLLQHKPGNFVLESCQDCGHVFQNPRLTAEGLDFYYRDCYDGLGEKTMNSMFEGNSAGYAGRARLVASICSPGQWLDVGTGHGHFPRDAKKVLPDTEFDGLDMTDGVELAQKDDRIRRAYRGNFVDLAEELSGRYDVISMYHYLEHTPYPKKELAAAAAALPPGGHLAIELPDPESRWGRLLGRWWLPWLQPQHLNLIPIANLRDELAALGFTVVAEQRAEPHSAMDLVAATMLAVNAATIGGEDLAWRRNRPSRPRVLLRKLGFILSIPFFVIATLVDRISAPLGRKRGMSNAYRVVARKTS; this is encoded by the coding sequence ATGACGGAGACCGACGCGGTTGCCGAACGCAGGCCCGCCTACCTGTCCGATCTCGCCGCCGGGACCGAGCGGTTCTTCGAAGAGCGCCGCGAGACCTGTGCGTGGTGCGAGTCGAAGCGGCTCGACGTCCGGCTGCGGACGACGGACCTGCTCCAGCACAAGCCCGGGAACTTCGTCCTGGAGTCCTGTCAGGACTGCGGCCATGTCTTCCAGAACCCGCGGCTGACCGCCGAAGGCCTCGACTTCTATTACCGGGACTGCTATGACGGCCTCGGCGAGAAGACCATGAATTCGATGTTCGAGGGCAATAGCGCCGGCTACGCGGGCCGGGCCCGGCTGGTCGCCTCGATCTGTTCGCCCGGACAGTGGCTTGACGTCGGCACGGGGCACGGTCACTTCCCCCGCGACGCCAAGAAAGTGCTGCCGGACACCGAGTTCGACGGTCTGGACATGACCGACGGCGTGGAGCTGGCGCAGAAGGACGACCGCATCCGTCGTGCTTACCGCGGCAACTTCGTCGACCTGGCCGAAGAACTGTCCGGCCGGTACGACGTGATCAGCATGTACCACTACCTGGAACACACGCCCTATCCGAAGAAGGAGCTGGCCGCCGCCGCGGCGGCGCTGCCCCCGGGTGGGCACCTCGCCATCGAGCTGCCCGATCCCGAGTCCCGCTGGGGCCGGCTGCTGGGCCGGTGGTGGCTGCCCTGGCTGCAGCCGCAGCACCTGAACCTGATCCCGATCGCGAACCTGCGTGACGAGCTCGCCGCGCTGGGGTTCACCGTGGTCGCGGAACAACGGGCCGAGCCGCACTCCGCCATGGATCTGGTGGCCGCCACCATGCTGGCCGTGAACGCGGCCACGATCGGCGGCGAAGACCTGGCCTGGCGGCGGAATCGTCCTTCACGCCCGCGCGTGCTGCTGCGCAAGCTCGGCTTCATCCTGAGCATCCCGTTCTTCGTGATCGCCACGCTCGTGGACCGGATCAGCGCGCCGCTCGGCCGCAAACGCGGGATGTCCAACGCCTATCGAGTGGTCGCACGCAAGACGTCCTGA
- a CDS encoding TetR family transcriptional regulator yields MRADAARNIEKVLSTGARLLAQDPTTTIAAIAAAAEVDRRTVYRRFESREALLAAVYEARLDAVEAAIREARLTEAPVAVALHRYAEGIIRVNRDWPVELQRMRADLTIRDRRAEFSAQVAAFVQRATDEGLFRDDLPEGWVDSLLRNIVHLASLEFPGIEPAQAADFAVESLLRGAGRE; encoded by the coding sequence ATGAGAGCCGACGCCGCACGCAACATCGAGAAGGTGCTGAGCACCGGGGCCCGCCTGCTCGCGCAGGACCCCACGACGACCATCGCGGCCATCGCCGCCGCGGCCGAAGTGGATCGCCGGACCGTCTATCGCCGGTTCGAATCCCGCGAGGCCCTGCTGGCAGCGGTGTATGAAGCCCGGCTCGACGCGGTGGAGGCGGCCATCCGCGAAGCCCGGCTGACCGAGGCGCCCGTCGCGGTCGCGCTGCACCGCTACGCCGAGGGCATCATCAGGGTGAACCGCGACTGGCCCGTCGAGCTTCAGCGCATGCGCGCGGACCTGACCATCCGGGACCGGCGGGCGGAGTTCAGCGCCCAGGTCGCCGCGTTCGTCCAGCGCGCCACCGACGAAGGCCTGTTCCGCGACGACCTCCCCGAGGGCTGGGTCGATTCGCTCCTGCGGAACATCGTGCACCTCGCCTCGCTCGAGTTCCCCGGCATCGAGCCCGCTCAGGCCGCCGACTTCGCCGTCGAAAGCCTGTTGCGAGGAGCCGGACGGGAGTAG
- a CDS encoding PadR family transcriptional regulator, whose translation MTPTGWTVLGFLSFQPRNGYQLRQAVQRSVGHYWGVSYGQLYPQLKLLAENGFIAPAEPEGDGGRQTVWRLTETGAEALAGWLATPAEPAQRRDEGLVKLLFSDHAGPAVMRRLIEERRVEARARRTRAEETIPGAHWPEGAEKSTETAMAAWLVRAHTVAMADAELAWCDQAEATIAEHFDGQDG comes from the coding sequence ATGACGCCGACCGGGTGGACGGTCCTGGGGTTCCTGTCGTTTCAGCCACGCAACGGCTACCAGCTGCGGCAGGCGGTGCAGCGCTCGGTCGGGCACTACTGGGGGGTCAGCTACGGGCAGCTGTATCCCCAGCTGAAACTCCTGGCCGAGAACGGGTTCATCGCCCCCGCCGAGCCGGAGGGCGACGGCGGGCGGCAGACCGTGTGGCGCCTGACGGAGACCGGCGCGGAGGCGTTGGCCGGCTGGCTGGCCACCCCGGCCGAGCCGGCCCAGCGACGCGACGAAGGCCTGGTCAAGCTGTTGTTCAGCGACCACGCCGGGCCCGCGGTCATGCGCCGTCTCATCGAAGAACGCCGGGTCGAGGCCCGGGCGCGGCGTACTCGGGCCGAGGAGACGATCCCCGGCGCCCATTGGCCCGAAGGGGCGGAGAAGAGCACCGAAACCGCGATGGCCGCCTGGCTGGTGCGCGCCCACACCGTCGCCATGGCCGATGCGGAACTCGCGTGGTGCGATCAGGCCGAGGCCACCATCGCCGAGCATTTCGATGGGCAGGACGGCTGA